TGTACATCATGTATTTCTAAAACTTTTTCATTTTTTTCAATATACTCTTGAACTTCTTTTACATCAATAGGAGAACTTTCAAGTAAAGTATTTGTTGAATTTTTCAAAATATCAATTGCCCATTTTGCAATCACAAAAGCTACAATAACAGCTAAAATAATATCTATAAAATACCATGAAGTAAAATAGATAACTATATAACCTATAATAATTGCAACTGAAGATAAAGCATCTGTTAGCATATGAATAAATGCTGATTTTAAATTTATATTATCTTTATCTCCTTGCATTAAAATAACACCAGTAATAATATTTACAATAAGACCGATAATTGCAACTATCATTGCTGTTTTTATATCAATAACTTGTGGATTTAAAAATCTTTCAATAGCTTCATAAATAATCCAAATAATTGATAATACGATAGTAATTCCATTTATAAATGCAGCTAATACCTCAGCTCTATAATAACCAAATGTTTTAGAAATCGGTGCTGTTTTACTTGCAATTATTATTGCGAATAGTGAAATAATCAAAGCAAAAGAGTGAGTAAACATATGAATTGCATCAGAAACTAAAGCTAACGAATTTGATAAAAATCCATAAAAAAACTCTAAAAACATAGTTATTAAAGTGATACTTAAAGCCCATTTTAAAACTTTTTTATCAGTTCCTCTATGATCGTGAGTATGTCCTGCTACTCCATGATCATGTCCGCAACTATGCTCATGAGAATGATTGTGTTCCCCATGATGATTATGCTCTGTTTCTTTATCTAAAAAAGGTTTATGTTCATTTAATCCAAATCCACAATTTGCCATTTTATATCCTTTTATTTTCCATATACTTTTATAATTTCAAGTAAATTATCAATTTGTGCTTCTGCATCTGCTTGAGTTCCATTTTTAATATTTTCTATCATATGCCCTTTTGCAAAATGTTCAACATATGAAGTAATCATTCCTGTAACAGCTCCTTTTATTGCTGTTAATTGTCTAATAGTTTCATAAGGATCCTCTTCTAATTTAAATTTTTCATCATCAAATTTATTTTTTAAAGAGTGTATTTGTCCATGAATTCTGCTTATTCTATTTTGTAATTTTTTTCTTTCTACATCACAACAATATGCCACATTAGTTCCTTTTTTTTATTTTATATACCATAAGGGGTATAGTATAACTTTAAAACTTAAATTTTTATTTAATATCCATTCTCAATTACTTTAAGATGCAACTAAGTTGCAAAATATATAATTTCATTGCAACTTAGTTGCATTAATTTATATTATAAAAGGAAAATAATGAAATCTAATCATACTAAACTCATAAAACTATCTCCTCTTCTTATCCCTTACATTTTATTTGCACAAACAACAGTTCTTGATGAAATAGAAATAAAAGAAAAAAAAGAGATAAAAACAAATTCTATGAATATTGATTTAGAAAAAACAGAACAAGAGCAAGCAAACTCTTTTAAAGAAATTTTTAAAAATAATTCATCAATTGAGATTGGTGGAGGAGCTATAAATGTACAAAGAATATATTTAAGAGGAATTGAAAGTTCAAATTTAGATATTTCTCTTGATGGAGCAAAACAAGGTAAAAATATGTTTCAACATCGAAGTAATGAATTAGGAATTAATACTGATTTATTAAAAGTTGTAAATATAAAAACATCACCTGATGCAACTAAAAATTCTGCTTTAGGTGGAAGTATAGAAATGACTACAAAAGATGCCCAAGATTTTGTAAAAGGAAATAAAAATTATGGAGCTATTTTTAAAACGGGATACAATACAAATGCCAATCAAAAACTTGGTAGTGCAACAGCTTATCAAGTTTTTAATGATAATATAGGAGCCTATGCAAGTATAAGTGGAGTAAATAGCGATAATTATAAAGATGGAAATAATAATGAAGAGATAGCAACAGCCTATCATGATAGAGATTATTTATTTAAAATAAGTATGTTAAATGCAAATGATCATGATTTAAGATTAACTATCAATCATAATGAAAACAGTGGAGATACAAGATGGAGGGGAACAGAATATAGACCTTTGCCATCAGAACTTGAAAAAATTGTTTCTTCTACTACAAACTATGCTTTACAACACAACTATAATCCTAGTAATTTAATAAATTTAGATACAGATTTAAATTTAACAGATATAAGTTTAGAAAGAGAAGATGAAAATCAAAAATATGAAAATCAGAATATTGGACTAAAAGTACAAAATCATTTTGATTTTGATATTTCTTCAACTTCTAATAGAGTATCAATAGGAGCTCAACTTCAAAAGGAAAATGGTGAAGGTCCACTTGTTCCTCATAATTTAGATAAAAATATCACTCAATATTCAGATTTAGATACATCAACAAAGTCACTATTTGTACAAAATAGAACTGAAATTGGCTCTTTAGGTATAGATTATGGTTTAAGATTTGATAAATATGATTTTGAAACTGGTTTAGGAAAAGCAAGTGATGATACATTTTCTCCAAATGTAGGAGTTGATTATTCAATAACTCCTAATTCTTTAATATACGCAAACTATGGAAAAGCAAGTAGAATGACAGGACTTATTCCTTTCACTTGGACTCTAAATACTAAAATAGGTTCGACTTATTCAAAAGATTTAGAAGCAGAAAAATCTACAAGATATGAAACAGGATATAAATATGAAAAAAGAGATACATTTTTAGATAATGATTACATAACTTTTAATGCGAATATTTTTAAAACAACAATAGAAGATTTAATAGTATCAAAAGACACTAATTGTGTAAATGGAATTTGTGGAAGTGGAGAAGGAGGAAGAACTTTACAAGATATCTATAATCGTTCAGATGATTTTGAATCAAAAGGTTTTGAATTAAAAGTTTCATATAGTTACGATATTTTTTCAACAACTTTAGGATATACACAAATTGATACAAATAATATAAATAGTGATACTGGTGGTGTTGTAGATATAAATGAAGATCAAAATATAAGAAGAGTTGGTGGATATGATAGTAAAAAATTTATTTGGAATAATGGTATTGAAATCACAAAAGATTTAGCTATGGATTATACTTTAAATGCTGTATCTGGAACTGATGTCCTAGATAGTAATAACAATGAAATAAGAAGAGCAGGATATACAACTCACGATATAAATATGAAATATAAACTAAATTCTGATTGGACTTTATTTTTAGCAGTTAATAACTTAACAGATAAACAATATGCAAAAGCTACAACAATATCTACAAAAAACCAAGCTGATGTTTATAGATATGAAATGGGAAGAGATTATAGATTTGCTTTAAAATATGAGTTTTAAAGTAAAGTTCCATTTGTCTTTGCAAGTTTAATTTTTGCTATTTTGGTTATAATTTCGCTTTTATATAAAAAAAGAGGAATTTTATGTTAGAAGTTTTAATTTTGGCATTTGCTCTATCTATGGATGCATTTGCCGTTTCTATTGGGCTTGGAATAAAAAATAAAGCCTGTTTAAAAACACTTGCTTTAAAAGCTGGTTTGTTTTTTGGTATTTTTCAAGCACTTATGCCATTTTTAGGCTTTTTAGGTGGAATTGGATTAAGAGAGTATATTCAAGGATACGATAAAATCGTAGCATTTGTCTTACTTCTTGCTATTGGTGGAAAGATGATTTATGAAGCATTTAATGAAAATGTAGAAGAAGAGATAAGTCAAATCACAAATAAAATTTTATTAACTTTAGCAATTGCAACAAGTCTTGATGCTATGGCTGCTGGATATAGTCTTCACTTATTTAATCTAAATATTTATTTATCACTATTTGTTATTGGGTTTACAACATTTATTATTAGCTATATTGGGGTTTATGTCGGAAGCCGTGGCGGTGAAAAATATGAAACAAAAGCTGAAATTTTAGGTGGAGTTGTTTTAATATTAATAGGTCTTAAAATTTTACTTTTTTAAAATATCTTTAGGTCGTATTTTAAACTCTTTATAAAAAGCATTAGTGAAATTATTTGCAAACTTATAACCAACTTGCAAAGCTATTTCATTGATGTTGTATTCACCGCTTTGAAGCATATTTTTTGCAAGGTTCATTTTATGAGATACTAAAAGTTGATAAGGAGAAGTTTTATACATTTGTTTAAAACCTCTTTTCAATTTTACCTCACTTAAATGAACCATTTTTGCTAAGCCAACAATCGATGGTGGATTTTGTATATTATCCAATAATATCTCTTTTGCTTTTAAAATTGCCCTTTTATCATAATCATTTAAAGTTATAATATCTTCATTATTCTGTAACTTTGAAATTTCTAAAGATAATAACTCAAAAATTTTACCTTGTTTGTATATGTTAGCTAACTCACCAACAAGACTGCAATTTAATATATCATTTAATAAAAATTGAGATTGAATAGAAGTCAAATTAAAATCTAATAGTTGTAAGTTTTGTTTCTTAAAAAAATATTTTTCAACTAAACTTTTCTGAAAATTTCTTCTTAAAAAACTTTCATTTAAAATAAATCTAACTTGATTTATCTGTTTATCTTTAAACTCTCTAAAACCTTGTGTATTTTCAAACAATGATATTGTTGTAAATCCCTCTTTAAAAGGTAAAACTTTTTTATCACTATTTATATAAGTTGTATTTCCTTTGAGTGATATAGTAATTACAAATTTTCTCTCTTCTTGTTTTGCTTCTAAAAAGATAGGTTTTTCTATATTATAGTTTGTTTTTAAAAATAAAAGCCCCTCTTGTATATGTATTTTTTCCATATAATCAGTTCCTATTTCAAAAGGAAAACTATTTTTTATGATGTTTTTTTCACAATTATAATTTGAACTAATCAAATCTTTTAAATAAAATTTAGTCATTTTTACCTTTTCGAATAGAAATAAAACCTTTTAGAATATTTTTGATATTGACTATCACTTTTTTGAAGTATATACTAGAGCAAATAAATTTTATATTAAAGGAGATATATCTTATGTTTAAATCAAAAACTATTAATCTCTCTTTTTTAGCTTTTATATTATTGACAAATAACCTAATAGCAAAAGAAGAAACTACAACTTTAGAAGCAATCACTGTAACAGCTCAAAAACAAGAAGAAAATGTACAAAAAGTGCCTATTTCTGTCTCTGTTTTTGATGAAATGTCAATAGAAGATAAATCTATTGATAGTTTGGAAGATATTGCAAAATATACTCCCAACTTGATGCTTTATAATAC
The DNA window shown above is from Arcobacter lacus and carries:
- a CDS encoding cation diffusion facilitator family transporter; the encoded protein is MANCGFGLNEHKPFLDKETEHNHHGEHNHSHEHSCGHDHGVAGHTHDHRGTDKKVLKWALSITLITMFLEFFYGFLSNSLALVSDAIHMFTHSFALIISLFAIIIASKTAPISKTFGYYRAEVLAAFINGITIVLSIIWIIYEAIERFLNPQVIDIKTAMIVAIIGLIVNIITGVILMQGDKDNINLKSAFIHMLTDALSSVAIIIGYIVIYFTSWYFIDIILAVIVAFVIAKWAIDILKNSTNTLLESSPIDVKEVQEYIEKNEKVLEIHDVHIWEITQDMYNMTAHVKIDKKYLDDYEEILHKINHNLKEKFKIVHTTFQFEW
- a CDS encoding metal/formaldehyde-sensitive transcriptional repressor, which encodes MAYCCDVERKKLQNRISRIHGQIHSLKNKFDDEKFKLEEDPYETIRQLTAIKGAVTGMITSYVEHFAKGHMIENIKNGTQADAEAQIDNLLEIIKVYGK
- a CDS encoding helix-turn-helix domain-containing protein; the protein is MTKFYLKDLISSNYNCEKNIIKNSFPFEIGTDYMEKIHIQEGLLFLKTNYNIEKPIFLEAKQEERKFVITISLKGNTTYINSDKKVLPFKEGFTTISLFENTQGFREFKDKQINQVRFILNESFLRRNFQKSLVEKYFFKKQNLQLLDFNLTSIQSQFLLNDILNCSLVGELANIYKQGKIFELLSLEISKLQNNEDIITLNDYDKRAILKAKEILLDNIQNPPSIVGLAKMVHLSEVKLKRGFKQMYKTSPYQLLVSHKMNLAKNMLQSGEYNINEIALQVGYKFANNFTNAFYKEFKIRPKDILKK
- a CDS encoding TonB-dependent receptor domain-containing protein, translated to MKSNHTKLIKLSPLLIPYILFAQTTVLDEIEIKEKKEIKTNSMNIDLEKTEQEQANSFKEIFKNNSSIEIGGGAINVQRIYLRGIESSNLDISLDGAKQGKNMFQHRSNELGINTDLLKVVNIKTSPDATKNSALGGSIEMTTKDAQDFVKGNKNYGAIFKTGYNTNANQKLGSATAYQVFNDNIGAYASISGVNSDNYKDGNNNEEIATAYHDRDYLFKISMLNANDHDLRLTINHNENSGDTRWRGTEYRPLPSELEKIVSSTTNYALQHNYNPSNLINLDTDLNLTDISLEREDENQKYENQNIGLKVQNHFDFDISSTSNRVSIGAQLQKENGEGPLVPHNLDKNITQYSDLDTSTKSLFVQNRTEIGSLGIDYGLRFDKYDFETGLGKASDDTFSPNVGVDYSITPNSLIYANYGKASRMTGLIPFTWTLNTKIGSTYSKDLEAEKSTRYETGYKYEKRDTFLDNDYITFNANIFKTTIEDLIVSKDTNCVNGICGSGEGGRTLQDIYNRSDDFESKGFELKVSYSYDIFSTTLGYTQIDTNNINSDTGGVVDINEDQNIRRVGGYDSKKFIWNNGIEITKDLAMDYTLNAVSGTDVLDSNNNEIRRAGYTTHDINMKYKLNSDWTLFLAVNNLTDKQYAKATTISTKNQADVYRYEMGRDYRFALKYEF
- a CDS encoding manganese efflux pump MntP; the protein is MLEVLILAFALSMDAFAVSIGLGIKNKACLKTLALKAGLFFGIFQALMPFLGFLGGIGLREYIQGYDKIVAFVLLLAIGGKMIYEAFNENVEEEISQITNKILLTLAIATSLDAMAAGYSLHLFNLNIYLSLFVIGFTTFIISYIGVYVGSRGGEKYETKAEILGGVVLILIGLKILLF